Proteins encoded by one window of Eremothecium cymbalariae DBVPG#7215 chromosome 1, complete sequence:
- the LST8 gene encoding TOR complex subunit LST8 (similar to Ashbya gossypii AAL009C): MSVILASAGYDHTIRFWEALTGVCSRTIQHADSQVNRLEITSDKRYLAAGGHLHVRLYDIRTTNPNPVTSFEGHRGNVTSIAFQQDNKWMVSSSEDGTIKVWDVRTPSVQRNYKHNAPVNEVVIHPNQGELISCDQDGNIKIWDLGENQCTHQLALEDDTPLQSLSIASDGSMLVAGSNKGNCYVWKMPNHTDTANLKPVTKFRSHTKYITRVLLSVDVKHLATCSADHTARVWSIEDNFQLETTLDTHSRWVWDCAFSADSAYLVTACSDHYIRLWDLSTREIVRQYGGHHKGAVCVALNDV; this comes from the coding sequence ATGTCAGTGATATTAGCATCTGCGGGTTATGATCATACGATCAGATTTTGGGAGGCGCTTACCGGTGTGTGTTCCAGGACTATTCAACATGCGGATTCACAAGTGAATAGGTTGGAAATTACTTCAGATAAGAGATATTTGGCTGCAGGGGGCCATTTGCATGTGAGGCTATATGATATACGGACAACGAACCCTAATCCTGTGACGTCTTTTGAGGGGCATCGTGGGAATGTAACGTCGATAGCATTTCAGCAGGATAATAAATGGATGGTTTCGTCGAGTGAAGATGGTACGATCAAGGTGTGGGATGTAAGGACGCCATCAGTGCAGAGAAACTACAAACATAATGCACCTGTGAATGAGGTTGTGATACATCCAAACCAAGGTGAGCTTATTTCTTGCGATCAGGATGGTAATATCAAGATTTGGGACCTTGGAGAGAATCAGTGTACGCATCAGCTGGCATTGGAAGACGACACCCCATTGCAATCGCTTTCTATAGCAAGTGATGGTTCAATGCTTGTTGCTGGAAGTAACAAGGGGAACTGCTATGTTTGGAAAATGCCAAATCACACGGATACTGCAAATTTAAAGCCTGTTACCAAGTTCAGATCACATACGAAGTATATTACTAGGGTATTATTGTCAGTTGACGTGAAGCACTTAGCGACTTGTTCTGCTGATCATACGGCAAGGGTATGGAGCATCGAAGACAACTTCCAATTAGAGACAACGCTGGATACTCATTCGCGATGGGTTTGGGATTGTGCATTCAGTGCAGACAGCGCATATTTGGTCACAGCCTGTTCTGATCATTATATAAGGCTTTGGGATCTTTCTACAAGAGAAATCGTAAGACAGTACGGTGGTCACCATAAGGGTGCTGTATGTGTCGCATTGAATGATGTATAG
- the SIS1 gene encoding type II HSP40 co-chaperone SIS1 (similar to Ashbya gossypii AAL008W) — protein MVKETKLYDLLGVSPNCNDAELKKGYRKAALKYHPDKPTGDTEKFKEISEAFEILNDPNKREVYDKYGLEAARGNGPAGFGGQAGAGGGFSGFGGGGHAFSQEDAFNIFSQFFGNSAGGASPFGFSSGGDEFGFGGGFPGGASFHSTSTGMPGGFSGMPGASGMHSHSHAQQEEKVVQVNLPVSLEDLYAGKRKSFKITRKGPSGIPEKKQIDIQLRPGWKAGTKITYKNEGDYNPSTGGRQTLQFIIQEKMHDFLKRDGNDLTYTLPLSFKESLLGFSKTVHTIDGRQIFISKTQPVQPSEESRYPGQGMPLSKNPSERGDLIVKYKIDYPITLSEQQKLAIAGNF, from the coding sequence ATGGTGAAGGAAACTAAGCTATATGATCTTTTGGGAGTATCACCAAACTGTAATGATGCAGAATTAAAGAAGGGGTATAGGAAAGCAGCTCTAAAGTATCATCCTGATAAACCTACAGGTGATACTGAGAAGTTTAAGGAAATTTCAGAAGCTTTTGAGATTTTAAATGATCCCAATAAAAGGGAAGTGTATGATAAATATGGTCTTGAGGCTGCAAGAGGGAATGGACCAGCGGGTTTTGGCGGTCAGGCTGGTGCAGGAGGTGGCTTCAGTGGATTTGGAGGTGGAGGACATGCGTTTTCCCAGGAAGATGCgttcaatatattttcccAATTCTTTGGTAATAGTGCTGGAGGAGCGTCGCCATTTGGATTTTCCTCTGGCGGGGATGAGTTTGGGTTTGGTGGTGGCTTCCCTGGGGGTGCTAGCTTCCACTCCACTTCTACTGGGATGCCAGGTGGGTTTTCAGGTATGCCAGGCGCTTCGGGAATGCATTCGCACTCTCATGCTCAACAAGAGGAAAAGGTAGTACAAGTAAATCTTCCTGTAAGCTTGGAAGATTTATATGCGGGTAAAAGGAAATCATTCAAGATCACAAGAAAGGGTCCAAGTGGTATTCCAGAGAAAAAGCAGATCGATATTCAGTTGAGACCTGGATGGAAAGCAGGTACGAAGATTACGTATAAAAATGAGGGTGATTATAATCCGTCAACGGGAGGAAGACAGACATTGCAGTTTATTATTCAGGAGAAAATGCATGATTTCTTGAAGAGGGATGGCAACGATTTAACGTACACACTACCATTGTCCTTCAAGGAGTCTCTACTAGGCTTCTCGAAGACAGTACATACCATTGATGGAAGGCAAATATTTATCTCCAAGACTCAACCTGTCCAGCCAAGCGAAGAGTCTAGATATCCGGGTCAGGGTATGCCGCTGTCGAAGAATCCGTCTGAGAGAGGTGACCTCATAGtgaaatataaaattgattATCCAATAACCTTGAGtgaacaacagaaacttgCAATTGCTGGTAATTTCTAA